From one Trifolium pratense cultivar HEN17-A07 linkage group LG1, ARS_RC_1.1, whole genome shotgun sequence genomic stretch:
- the LOC123903020 gene encoding uncharacterized protein LOC123903020 isoform X2, which produces MQLKYAKTNSEEKDEHEFYGNGFENLGNAFQELGFCMMEVGLCVARICDKAIGGNELEQSLLESNAAKGRLIHYHSYLDAILLQELDKSKTNNKRGVTNAKPLEGSCLNSIACDAVHSNLWQQWHYDYGIFTVLTDPFFLFPSYSEMSAIQDSSTCVEYPSPTGNTNLQIYDPNKKRVLMVRAPPESFIVQVGESADIISKGKLRSILHSVHRPLKFENLSRETFVVFLQPAWTKTFSISDYPLEKSAFDGVDGQCVLVEEFDDEKQQSGQDDNKLSLEIQKIVPPLSSRLKDGMTFAEFSRETTKQYYGGNGLQSNR; this is translated from the coding sequence AGATGAACATGAATTTTATGGTAATGGATTTGAGAATCTAGGAAATGCTTTTCAAGAATTAGGTTTTTGCATGATGGAAGTTGGACTTTGTGTTGCTAGAATCTGTGATAAGGCAATTGGTGGCAATGAATTGGAACAAAGTTTATTGGAATCGAATGCCGCGAAGGGGCGTCTTATTCATTATCATTCTTATTTAGATGCTATTCTGCTTCAAGAACTTGATAAGAGCAAGACGAATAACAAACGAGGGGTTACGAATGCAAAGCCATTGGAAGGGTCGTGTTTGAATTCTATTGCTTGTGATGCAGTTCATTCCAATTTGTGGCAGCAGTGGCATTATGATTATGGTATATTTACTGTTCTAACAGATccgttttttctttttccgtCTTATTCAGAGATGAGTGCGATACAAGATTCATCTACTTGTGTTGAATATCCATCACCAACTGGGAATACAAATTTGCAGATATATGATCCTAATAAGAAAAGGGTACTTATGGTGAGGGCTCCTCCTGAAAGTTTTATCGTTCAAGTTGGGGAATCGGCTGATATAATCTCTAAAGGGAAGCTGCGATCGATCCTACATTCTGTTCATAGACCTTTGAAGTTTGAAAATTTGAGCCGAGAAACTTTTGTTGTATTTCTGCAGCCTGCTTGGACTAAAACTTTCTCTATCTCAGATTATCCTCTTGAAAAATCGGCATTCGATGGGGTTGATGGTCAGTGTGTTTTGGTGGAAGAGTTTGATGATGAAAAACAACAGTCTGGGCAGGATGATAACAAACTAAGCCTAGAAATTCAGAAAATAGTTCCCCCACTTTCATCGCGATTAAAGGATGGGATGACTTTTGCTGAGTTCTCGCGCGAAACAACGAAACAGTATTATGGTGGTAATGGTTTGCAATCAAATAGATGA